From the Candidatus Bathyarchaeota archaeon A05DMB-5 genome, one window contains:
- a CDS encoding methyltransferase: MQKRIIRKLDLEMMLSQVKPHPSPKPNLEQYTIPADVAATMLYMAAYTYNDIIGKSVLDLGCGTGRLALGAAFLGAKQVVGVDLDKAAIKVACENARQADLREKVEWIIADINAVNGNFDTILQNPPYGVQRPQADRKFLEKALKTAKAIYSLHKSTQKDKAFIKRLKHNKAALKPATPNPFLEKLIEEHGGRIKVVYVMLMTIPHMFNFHTKRKHEFLVDLYVIEGKDGLSKK; the protein is encoded by the coding sequence ATGCAGAAAAGGATTATTCGAAAATTAGATTTGGAAATGATGCTTTCACAAGTGAAGCCGCATCCTTCACCTAAACCAAACCTTGAGCAATACACGATTCCAGCAGATGTTGCCGCGACAATGCTTTACATGGCAGCCTACACATACAATGACATTATTGGTAAATCGGTTTTGGATTTAGGATGTGGCACTGGAAGGCTCGCGCTAGGCGCCGCGTTTTTGGGTGCAAAACAAGTCGTAGGCGTAGATTTAGATAAGGCTGCAATAAAAGTTGCATGTGAAAATGCACGACAAGCGGATCTGCGAGAAAAAGTGGAATGGATTATTGCGGACATAAACGCTGTTAACGGAAACTTTGATACCATCCTTCAAAATCCGCCCTACGGCGTACAAAGACCACAAGCAGACCGAAAATTTCTCGAAAAAGCTCTGAAAACAGCCAAAGCCATCTACTCACTACACAAAAGTACACAAAAAGACAAAGCATTCATCAAAAGACTGAAACATAACAAAGCAGCTTTGAAACCAGCAACGCCTAACCCTTTTCTAGAAAAACTCATCGAAGAACATGGCGGACGAATCAAAGTAGTTTATGTCATGCTCATGACGATTCCGCACATGTTCAATTTCCACACGAAAAGGAAGCATGAGTTTCTAGTAGACCTATATGTTATAGAAGGAAAAGATGGACTTAGTAAAAAGTAA
- the dph2 gene encoding diphthamide biosynthesis enzyme Dph2, whose translation MKQFDFEEERVKQEILKLGAKRVLIQLPEGLKPEAPRLAKTIEKFGALPIISADPCYGACDLATAEAETLCVDLIIHYGHSKLLKYERVPTIYVEARATINVDGAVEKALPLMEKWRKIGLTTTVQHVQTLDSVREILLHAGKIVVIGDAGRVNYPGQVIGCDYSNAKSIAKDVEAFLFVGGGRFHALGVALSTSKPTIVADPYENRAYPIDEQAAKILKQRWASMEEARKAKSTAVLIGLKPGQRRFDEALSLKRKLEENGKTAFLFVVREVTPEVLMEFPTVDAYVNTACPRVSLDDASKFPKPVLTINEARVVVGELSWEELCRKGLFEN comes from the coding sequence TTGAAACAATTCGATTTTGAAGAAGAAAGAGTCAAACAGGAAATACTCAAACTTGGAGCGAAACGTGTCTTAATCCAGCTTCCAGAAGGTCTAAAACCTGAAGCGCCGCGGCTAGCCAAAACCATTGAAAAATTTGGTGCCTTACCGATAATTTCTGCAGACCCTTGTTATGGCGCATGCGATTTAGCCACAGCCGAAGCAGAAACACTCTGCGTGGACCTAATCATCCATTATGGGCATTCTAAACTGTTAAAGTACGAGCGAGTTCCAACAATTTACGTTGAAGCCAGAGCAACCATAAACGTGGACGGCGCCGTCGAAAAAGCCTTGCCATTAATGGAAAAATGGCGTAAGATAGGTTTAACAACAACAGTCCAGCATGTGCAAACCCTCGACAGCGTCAGAGAAATCCTACTACACGCCGGAAAAATCGTCGTTATAGGCGACGCTGGACGAGTAAATTATCCCGGACAAGTAATCGGGTGCGATTACAGCAACGCTAAATCAATAGCAAAAGACGTTGAAGCCTTCCTTTTTGTTGGCGGCGGACGATTTCACGCTCTAGGCGTTGCACTTTCAACATCTAAACCCACAATAGTTGCAGACCCTTACGAAAACCGCGCCTACCCCATTGATGAACAAGCAGCGAAAATTCTGAAACAACGATGGGCAAGCATGGAAGAAGCCCGAAAGGCAAAATCCACGGCAGTTTTAATTGGGTTGAAGCCTGGGCAAAGAAGGTTCGATGAAGCATTGAGTTTAAAACGGAAACTTGAAGAAAACGGGAAAACAGCGTTCCTCTTTGTCGTTAGAGAGGTCACGCCAGAAGTGCTCATGGAGTTTCCCACGGTAGATGCTTATGTGAACACTGCTTGCCCAAGAGTTTCTCTCGATGACGCCTCGAAATTCCCGAAACCCGTGCTCACAATTAATGAAGCGCGCGTGGTTGTCGGCGAGTTGTCCTGGGAAGAATTATGCAGAAAAGGATTATTCGAAAATTAG
- the ppsA gene encoding phosphoenolpyruvate synthase, whose protein sequence is MNETKKDLVIWFENLRKTDIPLVGGKNANLGEMTRAGIPVPPGFAITAYSYKKFIEETGIAAKIYEIIKETVTDPSDPKQYEIASKKIRALIESTPMPKDVENAIRLAYEELSKRLNLKDVFVAVRSSATAEDLPDASFAGQQETYLNVRGINEVLEKTVKCWSSLFTPRAIFYRTEKGFAHEKVLISVGVQKMVNSKAAGVMFTINPVVGDPNQIVIEGNYGLGEAVVSGAVTPDHFVVDKRTMKIVERSIAKKTIAYVRDPNTGKTVHLQVHPEHQEKPCINDEEILKLAELANRIEQHYGKPQDIEWAIDGDLQFPNSVFITQSRPETVWSLKLAEKPEKPEAEAMKPAEALKVIVRGIAAGKRGFGVGKAKVVLNPDEAAKVMQKGDILVTDMTNPDFVPFMKLAGAIVTDKGGVTCHAAIVSRELGIPCIVGTEHATKLMETGKEYTVDARSGVVYEGIMATLTEQLSSASGASTPSPTVVGGTFQSVPVTATKIYMNLGVPEKIEEYKDLPFEGIGLMRIEFILASYIGEHPLYLIETGQGQKFVDKLAEGISTVARAIQPRPVVVRFSDFKTNEYRELKGGEKYEIVEANPMLGWRGCSRYISQWYEKAFRLECQAIQKCRREWGLKNVWVMLPVVRTVWEAKRCLQIMKEEGLERSRDFQVWFMAETPSIAILADEFSKLCDGFSIGSNDMTQGILMIDRDSERLGQMGYFDERDPAVKRIIAHLIKVAHENGCTVSICGEGPSNLPDFAEFLVRAGIDSISVNNDAVISTKKLVASIERKIILERLAEQSERALGRGNRKPKPDWEWTPRWNEAEE, encoded by the coding sequence TTGAATGAAACAAAAAAAGATTTAGTAATATGGTTTGAAAACCTTCGAAAAACCGACATCCCCCTAGTAGGAGGCAAAAACGCAAACCTCGGCGAAATGACACGCGCTGGAATCCCAGTCCCCCCGGGCTTTGCAATAACCGCCTACTCCTACAAAAAATTCATTGAAGAAACCGGCATAGCAGCAAAAATCTACGAGATAATAAAAGAAACAGTAACCGACCCCAGCGACCCCAAACAATATGAAATAGCTTCCAAAAAAATCCGCGCTTTAATAGAATCTACGCCAATGCCAAAAGACGTCGAGAACGCAATAAGGCTTGCTTATGAAGAACTATCCAAGAGACTCAACCTAAAAGATGTTTTCGTCGCAGTACGCTCAAGCGCAACCGCCGAAGACTTACCAGACGCTTCTTTCGCCGGACAACAAGAAACATACCTAAACGTCAGAGGCATAAACGAAGTTCTAGAAAAAACCGTGAAATGCTGGTCAAGCCTCTTTACTCCACGCGCAATCTTCTACCGCACCGAAAAAGGCTTCGCCCACGAAAAAGTGCTCATAAGCGTCGGCGTCCAAAAAATGGTAAACTCCAAAGCTGCCGGCGTAATGTTCACAATAAACCCTGTCGTTGGGGACCCAAACCAAATCGTCATCGAAGGCAACTATGGTTTAGGCGAAGCAGTCGTTTCTGGAGCAGTCACTCCAGACCACTTCGTCGTCGACAAAAGAACCATGAAAATAGTCGAACGAAGCATTGCCAAAAAAACAATCGCGTATGTGCGCGACCCAAACACTGGAAAAACAGTACACTTACAAGTCCATCCAGAACACCAAGAAAAACCATGCATAAACGACGAGGAAATTCTCAAACTTGCAGAATTAGCTAACCGCATCGAACAACATTACGGAAAACCACAAGACATCGAATGGGCAATCGACGGAGACCTGCAATTTCCAAACAGCGTCTTCATAACACAATCCAGACCAGAAACCGTTTGGAGCCTAAAACTTGCAGAGAAACCTGAAAAACCAGAAGCCGAAGCAATGAAACCCGCAGAAGCGTTAAAAGTTATTGTGAGAGGAATCGCAGCGGGCAAAAGAGGCTTCGGAGTAGGCAAAGCAAAAGTCGTGTTAAACCCAGACGAAGCAGCCAAAGTCATGCAAAAAGGCGACATACTCGTCACAGACATGACAAACCCCGACTTCGTGCCATTCATGAAACTCGCAGGCGCAATAGTCACCGACAAAGGCGGCGTAACATGCCACGCAGCAATCGTAAGCCGCGAGCTCGGCATACCATGCATCGTCGGAACCGAACACGCCACAAAACTAATGGAAACAGGCAAAGAATACACGGTCGACGCAAGAAGCGGCGTTGTTTACGAAGGCATAATGGCAACATTAACCGAGCAACTCTCATCCGCTTCCGGAGCTTCAACACCATCACCAACAGTTGTCGGCGGCACCTTCCAATCCGTACCAGTAACCGCAACAAAAATTTACATGAACCTAGGCGTCCCAGAAAAAATCGAAGAATACAAGGACCTGCCTTTCGAAGGCATAGGGCTAATGCGAATAGAATTCATCTTAGCCAGCTACATAGGCGAGCATCCATTGTATCTCATAGAAACCGGACAAGGACAAAAATTCGTGGACAAACTCGCCGAAGGCATATCCACAGTCGCAAGAGCCATCCAACCACGCCCAGTTGTTGTCCGCTTCAGCGACTTCAAAACAAACGAGTACCGCGAATTGAAAGGCGGCGAAAAATACGAGATTGTCGAAGCCAACCCCATGCTCGGCTGGCGTGGATGTAGCCGCTACATAAGCCAATGGTACGAGAAGGCTTTTCGACTTGAATGTCAGGCAATACAGAAATGCCGCAGAGAATGGGGTTTGAAAAACGTTTGGGTGATGCTTCCAGTAGTGCGAACAGTGTGGGAAGCCAAAAGATGCCTCCAAATCATGAAAGAGGAAGGTTTAGAAAGATCACGAGACTTCCAAGTGTGGTTCATGGCTGAAACACCGTCAATCGCCATACTCGCCGACGAATTCTCAAAACTCTGCGACGGCTTCTCCATAGGCTCAAACGACATGACCCAAGGCATATTAATGATTGACAGAGACTCTGAAAGGCTAGGACAGATGGGATACTTCGACGAAAGAGACCCAGCCGTGAAAAGAATAATTGCCCACTTAATCAAAGTAGCCCATGAAAACGGCTGCACAGTCTCCATCTGCGGAGAAGGACCATCAAACCTGCCAGACTTTGCAGAATTTCTCGTAAGAGCAGGAATCGACAGCATATCAGTAAACAACGACGCAGTAATATCCACCAAAAAACTTGTTGCAAGCATAGAACGCAAAATAATACTTGAAAGACTAGCTGAACAAAGCGAAAGAGCTCTTGGACGCGGAAACCGAAAACCAAAGCCGGACTGGGAATGGACGCCCAGATGGAACGAAGCAGAAGAATAA
- a CDS encoding 50S ribosomal protein L16, whose product MRARNYRAVKGQPYARKDFVKGFPPPKITKFTMGDTKTKFEYAVKLIALERAQVRHNALEAARMAANRPLMDKFQNNYRLHVHPYPHIILRENKMIFGAHADRLQDGMRRSFGKPIGTAARVEPNQTIITINVNADGVEVAKEALKRGSAKLPIPCRIVVEKIQTEEAKTIE is encoded by the coding sequence ATGCGTGCACGCAATTATAGAGCCGTTAAAGGACAGCCATACGCAAGAAAAGACTTCGTAAAAGGCTTTCCACCACCAAAAATCACCAAATTCACCATGGGAGACACTAAAACCAAATTCGAATACGCAGTCAAACTAATCGCGCTTGAAAGAGCCCAGGTCCGCCACAATGCCCTAGAAGCTGCGCGTATGGCAGCAAACCGTCCTTTAATGGACAAATTTCAAAACAATTACCGCCTACACGTTCACCCGTACCCTCACATAATCCTTAGAGAAAACAAAATGATTTTTGGCGCCCACGCAGACCGTCTGCAAGACGGCATGCGCAGGTCCTTTGGAAAACCAATCGGAACCGCCGCGCGCGTTGAGCCCAACCAGACAATCATAACAATCAACGTAAACGCAGACGGCGTAGAAGTAGCGAAAGAAGCCTTAAAACGCGGAAGCGCCAAACTTCCAATTCCATGCCGCATAGTTGTAGAAAAAATACAAACCGAAGAGGCGAAAACAATTGAATGA
- a CDS encoding DUF2283 domain-containing protein, with protein MKEGKVRAWYEKSVNILYMLFEEGPSHEIVEVDPDVHLELNSKGKVIGIEIWNARKRGLIKQIAKATAETA; from the coding sequence ATGAAAGAGGGTAAAGTGAGAGCTTGGTATGAGAAGTCGGTTAATATATTGTATATGCTGTTTGAAGAGGGACCAAGTCACGAGATTGTCGAGGTAGACCCTGATGTTCATTTAGAACTTAATTCGAAGGGCAAAGTTATCGGCATAGAGATTTGGAATGCTAGAAAGCGTGGTCTCATAAAGCAAATAGCAAAAGCCACAGCAGAGACAGCATAA
- a CDS encoding GNAT family N-acetyltransferase produces MSCKHCHNQAVYTCSVCGKPLCPQHTRLRTVCPTCQKKTTQNYTITIAKTKKEKEKIRKFVEHFWGEQEQLTFNRRFIVTKLPTYIAKTQNTTIIVALGILPKYQNTGIGKALTKKVEIKAKQSNKKQLLVSTSNDDLPALAFYQKLGFQIYQVKPNAIAEKHGKTIKGINGIPVRDEIRLRKIIH; encoded by the coding sequence ATGAGTTGCAAGCACTGCCATAATCAAGCAGTTTACACATGCAGTGTCTGCGGAAAACCACTATGCCCACAACACACCCGATTGCGAACAGTATGCCCAACATGCCAAAAGAAAACCACACAGAACTACACCATCACAATAGCAAAAACCAAAAAAGAAAAAGAGAAAATCCGAAAATTTGTAGAACACTTCTGGGGAGAACAAGAACAACTAACATTTAACAGACGATTCATTGTCACCAAACTCCCAACGTACATTGCAAAAACACAAAACACCACCATAATTGTGGCATTAGGCATACTCCCAAAATACCAAAACACAGGAATAGGAAAAGCACTAACCAAAAAAGTCGAAATAAAAGCCAAACAATCAAACAAAAAACAACTACTAGTTTCAACATCAAACGACGACCTACCAGCATTAGCATTCTACCAAAAACTCGGCTTCCAAATCTACCAAGTAAAACCAAACGCCATAGCAGAAAAACACGGCAAAACCATAAAAGGAATAAACGGAATCCCAGTAAGAGACGAAATAAGACTACGAAAAATCATCCACTAA
- a CDS encoding DUF3795 domain-containing protein: MGKFVGYCGIVCSDCPVFVATQKNDDVERRRVAEIFTRQYGREYRLEDINCDGCVSDSLRIFWYCNDCGIRKCGRAKKVENCGFCVEYPCGRLSELFGKYSVAKEVLDGIRRERGIV, encoded by the coding sequence TTGGGTAAGTTTGTTGGTTATTGTGGGATTGTGTGTTCTGATTGTCCGGTTTTTGTTGCTACACAGAAGAATGATGATGTAGAGCGGAGGCGTGTGGCTGAGATTTTTACTAGGCAGTATGGGCGGGAGTATAGGTTAGAGGATATTAACTGTGATGGTTGTGTGAGTGATAGTTTGCGTATTTTTTGGTATTGTAATGATTGTGGGATAAGGAAGTGTGGTAGGGCGAAGAAGGTTGAGAATTGTGGTTTTTGTGTGGAGTATCCTTGTGGAAGGCTTTCTGAGTTGTTTGGTAAGTATTCTGTGGCGAAGGAAGTGTTGGATGGGATTAGGCGTGAACGTGGTATTGTTTAG
- a CDS encoding methyltransferase, whose protein sequence is MRFACKKVFFGGYVFAVWENVYEPCEDSFLFAENLVVRRGDFVLDVGAGCGFLGIIAAEKASGVVAVDVNPYAVCCAKENAELNGVMDKMFFVRGDLFSPFKICEKFDLVLFNAPYLPVEVSEGAFWIERAWAGGESGRRVIDRFICEVPSYLRRGGRVLLMQSTLAGVEETLEGFAREGLKAGVVARRDLPFFETLVLVEAKR, encoded by the coding sequence ATGCGTTTTGCGTGTAAGAAAGTGTTTTTTGGGGGTTATGTTTTTGCTGTTTGGGAGAATGTTTATGAGCCGTGTGAGGATTCGTTTCTTTTTGCTGAGAATTTGGTTGTTAGGCGGGGTGATTTTGTTCTTGATGTAGGTGCCGGCTGTGGCTTTTTGGGTATAATTGCTGCAGAGAAGGCGTCTGGTGTTGTTGCGGTTGATGTGAACCCGTATGCTGTGTGTTGTGCGAAGGAAAATGCTGAGTTGAATGGGGTTATGGATAAAATGTTTTTTGTGCGGGGTGATTTGTTTTCGCCGTTTAAGATATGTGAGAAGTTTGATTTGGTTCTTTTTAATGCTCCTTATTTGCCTGTTGAAGTTAGTGAAGGGGCGTTTTGGATTGAGCGTGCTTGGGCTGGTGGGGAGAGTGGTAGGAGGGTTATTGACCGTTTTATTTGTGAAGTGCCAAGTTATCTTAGGCGTGGTGGGCGTGTGTTGCTTATGCAGTCTACTTTGGCTGGGGTTGAAGAAACTTTGGAGGGTTTTGCGAGGGAAGGGTTGAAAGCCGGTGTTGTTGCGAGGCGTGATTTGCCCTTTTTTGAGACGTTGGTGCTTGTTGAGGCGAAGCGGTAA
- the rsmA gene encoding ribosomal RNA small subunit methyltransferase A, translated as MSLLAETKFLLRAYQIFPKKHLGQNFLVEPSIFQRMIDYAVVCNRDVVLDVGAGIGFLTRFLAGKCGRVLAVEFDARLVRVLREQLRDLVNVQVIEGDVLKVAVPEFNKVVSVPPYRISSRLFLWLLSRNFDCAVLVFQREFADRLVASVGSDAYGWLSVFAYYFVDVELLDDVPKGMFYPQPRVDSVVVRLKPKKPKPFELKDEDLFRRLVRLLFTQRNRKVRNAVLVFLKGVPSGMVVPFGDRRIRELAPEDFGVLANAFCV; from the coding sequence ATGAGCTTGTTAGCTGAAACGAAGTTTTTGCTTCGGGCGTACCAGATTTTTCCGAAGAAGCATTTAGGGCAGAATTTTTTGGTTGAGCCATCAATTTTTCAGCGGATGATTGATTATGCGGTGGTGTGTAATAGGGATGTAGTGTTGGATGTTGGTGCTGGGATTGGTTTTTTGACGCGTTTTCTCGCGGGTAAGTGTGGTCGTGTTTTGGCTGTTGAGTTTGATGCGAGGCTTGTTAGGGTTTTGCGTGAGCAGCTTAGGGATTTGGTGAATGTTCAAGTTATTGAGGGTGATGTTCTTAAGGTGGCGGTTCCTGAGTTTAATAAGGTTGTTTCTGTTCCTCCTTATCGTATTTCTTCTCGTTTGTTTTTGTGGCTTTTGAGTAGGAATTTTGATTGTGCAGTTTTGGTTTTTCAGAGGGAGTTTGCGGATAGGCTTGTGGCTTCTGTGGGCAGTGATGCTTATGGGTGGTTGAGTGTTTTTGCGTATTATTTTGTGGATGTTGAGTTGTTGGATGATGTTCCGAAGGGGATGTTTTATCCGCAGCCGAGGGTTGATTCGGTTGTTGTGCGTTTGAAGCCGAAAAAGCCTAAGCCGTTCGAATTAAAGGATGAGGATTTGTTCAGGCGGTTGGTGCGGTTGTTGTTTACGCAGCGTAATAGGAAGGTTAGGAATGCTGTGTTGGTTTTTTTGAAGGGTGTGCCTTCTGGGATGGTTGTTCCTTTTGGTGATAGGCGTATTAGGGAGTTGGCGCCTGAAGATTTTGGAGTGTTGGCGAATGCGTTTTGCGTGTAA
- a CDS encoding DUF655 domain-containing protein — MMEKRYEEYAYVLDFLPHGRSGIRPTGRAGYRAGALVQLIGEEFFTLLEALAKEGVTLKLHDRVYVGKDAREEITYIIGRVSYEELTAAARMELPAVISRIVLNREKWFVNFFNTARAITPRMHALELIPGIGKKYMWQVINEREKKPFESFDDLQKRTELPNPVKLITKRVLEELSGESKYRLFTRVQ, encoded by the coding sequence ATGATGGAGAAAAGATACGAGGAATACGCTTACGTCTTAGATTTCTTGCCGCATGGGCGTTCTGGGATTCGTCCAACAGGCAGGGCTGGTTACAGAGCGGGAGCGCTTGTGCAGTTGATAGGTGAGGAGTTTTTTACGCTTTTGGAGGCTTTAGCTAAGGAGGGTGTTACGCTTAAGCTTCATGATCGTGTTTATGTGGGTAAGGATGCGCGTGAGGAGATTACGTATATTATTGGGCGGGTGAGTTATGAGGAGTTGACGGCTGCTGCGAGGATGGAGCTTCCTGCGGTTATTAGTAGGATAGTTTTGAATCGTGAAAAGTGGTTTGTTAACTTTTTTAATACTGCGAGGGCTATAACGCCTCGGATGCATGCTTTGGAGTTGATTCCTGGTATTGGTAAGAAGTATATGTGGCAGGTTATTAATGAGCGTGAGAAGAAGCCTTTTGAGAGTTTTGATGATTTGCAGAAGCGTACGGAGTTGCCTAATCCGGTTAAGTTGATTACTAAACGTGTTTTGGAGGAGTTGTCGGGCGAGAGCAAGTATCGGTTGTTTACGAGGGTTCAATAG
- a CDS encoding RNA polymerase Rpb4: MAGKSEKEKKLTLPEVKKLLESIGEENLDQFQRRTYDYVSKFSKVDAEAAGKLVEKLVKEFGLDEEEAVQIVNCMPKSVDELRVFLAAGRKIIETSKLEAIVILLDEHRKPQ, encoded by the coding sequence ATGGCGGGAAAAAGCGAGAAGGAAAAGAAGCTTACTCTTCCTGAAGTTAAGAAGTTGCTGGAGTCTATTGGCGAGGAGAATCTGGATCAGTTCCAGCGGCGCACTTATGATTATGTTTCTAAGTTTTCGAAGGTGGATGCTGAGGCTGCTGGAAAGCTTGTGGAGAAGCTTGTGAAGGAGTTTGGTTTGGATGAGGAAGAAGCGGTTCAGATAGTTAACTGTATGCCGAAGAGTGTTGATGAATTGAGGGTTTTTCTTGCTGCTGGGCGTAAGATTATTGAGACTTCAAAGTTGGAAGCTATAGTCATCCTTTTGGATGAACATCGAAAACCTCAATGA
- a CDS encoding 50S ribosomal protein L21e: MKKSKGYRSGTRRLLRKEPRERGKTKLSKLLYEYPSGSSVVIKIDPSVQKGMPHRRYHGKVGTIVDKRGRSYVVSIMQGDAVKEIIVRPEHLEPFKA; the protein is encoded by the coding sequence ATGAAAAAGTCAAAGGGATATCGTTCAGGGACTCGGCGTCTGCTACGTAAGGAGCCACGTGAACGTGGGAAAACGAAATTGAGTAAGCTGCTGTATGAGTATCCTTCTGGAAGCAGTGTGGTTATCAAGATAGATCCAAGTGTTCAGAAGGGCATGCCGCATAGACGTTATCATGGGAAGGTTGGTACGATAGTTGACAAGCGCGGGCGAAGTTATGTTGTAAGCATTATGCAAGGGGATGCGGTTAAGGAGATTATTGTTAGACCGGAACATTTGGAGCCTTTTAAAGCGTGA
- a CDS encoding tRNA pseudouridine(54/55) synthase Pus10 → MGSGVLEKAFKMLEKYPLCDHCLGRQFALLGHGVENDERGKTIKLALTFEVHALALSKAKEGIRNLKILATNGFFETAKEILHKMKRQVPEKNLPKVCFLCENKFEMTEDLAKKAVKQFEEYEYNNFLVGVELPLSVEEREDEFRAEFEAIYAESMRTAFGRMLGKKIASCSEKAVEHKKPDVVVIVNPFTNKIGLQVNPLFISGRYKKLARGIPQSKWFCSNCRGKGCEKCNWTGKMYPESVEEIIGKLFLDATGGAKISFHASGREDIDARMLGKGRPFVIEISRPKKRFLDLKKLENEVNAYAKGKVEVSNLKFSNKDAVRRLKKAESSQKEYRVIVEFEDEITKEDMRLLEDKLTNIIVKQKTPTRVLHRRADLTREKYIYDVKVKVLSPKKAEMKIRCQGGLYVKELVTGDDGRTTPSVSGLLKNKAKPIKLDVLNVAMKD, encoded by the coding sequence ATGGGCTCTGGCGTTTTAGAAAAAGCGTTTAAAATGCTTGAAAAGTATCCCTTGTGTGACCATTGTTTAGGAAGACAATTTGCTCTGCTTGGGCATGGAGTAGAAAACGACGAACGAGGAAAAACAATAAAACTCGCATTGACATTTGAAGTGCACGCGTTAGCCCTTTCCAAAGCTAAAGAAGGCATTAGAAACCTCAAGATTCTTGCGACAAACGGTTTTTTTGAAACAGCCAAAGAAATATTGCATAAAATGAAAAGGCAGGTTCCGGAAAAAAATCTGCCTAAGGTATGTTTTTTATGCGAAAATAAATTTGAGATGACTGAAGACTTGGCAAAAAAAGCAGTAAAGCAGTTTGAGGAATATGAATATAACAACTTTTTGGTAGGCGTAGAATTACCTCTTTCCGTGGAGGAGCGAGAAGATGAGTTTAGAGCCGAGTTTGAAGCAATCTATGCTGAAAGTATGCGAACCGCGTTTGGAAGGATGCTGGGCAAGAAAATTGCTTCGTGCAGTGAGAAAGCTGTGGAGCATAAGAAGCCTGATGTGGTTGTGATTGTTAACCCATTTACTAATAAGATAGGGCTTCAAGTGAACCCTCTTTTCATTTCTGGGCGCTACAAGAAACTTGCCAGAGGCATACCGCAGTCAAAATGGTTCTGTTCGAACTGCAGAGGAAAAGGTTGCGAAAAATGTAATTGGACTGGGAAGATGTACCCGGAATCTGTTGAGGAGATTATTGGGAAATTGTTTTTGGACGCGACAGGTGGTGCGAAAATATCGTTTCATGCTTCTGGAAGGGAAGACATTGATGCTCGCATGCTTGGCAAGGGCAGACCTTTCGTGATTGAAATTTCGAGACCTAAGAAGCGGTTCTTGGACCTTAAGAAATTAGAAAATGAAGTGAATGCTTATGCAAAAGGTAAGGTTGAAGTCTCGAATCTAAAGTTTTCAAACAAGGATGCGGTTCGAAGGTTGAAGAAGGCTGAATCTTCTCAGAAAGAATACCGTGTAATAGTTGAGTTTGAAGATGAAATTACGAAAGAAGATATGCGGCTTCTTGAAGATAAACTAACAAATATCATTGTCAAACAAAAGACGCCAACACGTGTTTTGCATAGGCGAGCAGATTTGACACGGGAAAAGTACATATATGACGTGAAAGTAAAGGTTTTGTCGCCTAAAAAGGCTGAAATGAAAATACGATGCCAAGGAGGGCTTTACGTTAAAGAATTGGTGACAGGAGATGATGGAAGAACAACTCCAAGCGTTTCAGGACTTCTCAAGAACAAAGCGAAGCCTATAAAACTTGATGTTTTAAACGTAGCTATGAAAGATTGA